A genomic window from Passer domesticus isolate bPasDom1 chromosome Z, bPasDom1.hap1, whole genome shotgun sequence includes:
- the AK3 gene encoding GTP:AMP phosphotransferase AK3, mitochondrial isoform X3, which produces MTQLMLNEIKGLDQYNWLLDGFPRTVAQAEALDKECHIDTVINLDVPFETIKCRLTARWIHPASGRVYNLEFSPPKVQGIDDITGEPLVQRDDDKPDTVSKRLQAYDAQTKPVLEYYRKKGLLKSFSGTETNKIWPHIYAFLQTKLPDVSQKDAANPR; this is translated from the exons ATGACACAACTAATGCTGAATGAGATAAAAGGTCTAGACCAGTACAACTGGCTATTGGATG gTTTTCCCAGAACAGTTGCTCAGGCAGAAGCCCTCGATAAAGAATGTCACATAGACACTGTGATCAACCTAGACGTGCCATTTGAGACCATAAAGTGTCGGCTTACAGCACGCTGGATCCACCCTGCCAGTGGCAGAGTCTACAATCTTGAATTCAGTCCTCCCAAAGTGCAG GGCATTGATGACATCACTGGTGAGCCGCTTGTTCAGCGTGATGATGACAAGCCAGACACTGTGAGCAAGAGGCTTCAGGCTTATGATGCACAAACAAAACCTGTTCTAGAATATTATCG GAAAAAAGGGTTATTGAAATCCTTTTCTGGAACAGAAACGAATAAGATCTGGCCACATATCTATGCTTTCCTTCAAACCAAGTTGCCAGATGTGAGCCAGAAAGATGCTGCCAACCCCAGGTGA
- the AK3 gene encoding GTP:AMP phosphotransferase AK3, mitochondrial isoform X1 produces MGVPPLLRAVIMGPPGSGKGTVSARIIKHFGVKHLSSGDLLRDNMQRKTEVGILAKSYIDQGQLIPDHIMTQLMLNEIKGLDQYNWLLDGFPRTVAQAEALDKECHIDTVINLDVPFETIKCRLTARWIHPASGRVYNLEFSPPKVQGIDDITGEPLVQRDDDKPDTVSKRLQAYDAQTKPVLEYYRKKGLLKSFSGTETNKIWPHIYAFLQTKLPDVSQKDAANPR; encoded by the exons ATGGGGGTGCCGCCGCTGCTGCGCGCCGTCATCATGGGCCCGCCGGGCTCCGGGAAAGGCACCGTCTCCGCTCGGATCATCAAGCACTTCGGCGTGAAGCACCTCTCCAGCGGCGACCTGCTGAGGGACAACATGCAGAGGAAGACAG AAGTGGGAATCCTTGCCAAGTCCTACATTGACCAAGGGCAGCTTATTCCAGATCACATCATGACACAACTAATGCTGAATGAGATAAAAGGTCTAGACCAGTACAACTGGCTATTGGATG gTTTTCCCAGAACAGTTGCTCAGGCAGAAGCCCTCGATAAAGAATGTCACATAGACACTGTGATCAACCTAGACGTGCCATTTGAGACCATAAAGTGTCGGCTTACAGCACGCTGGATCCACCCTGCCAGTGGCAGAGTCTACAATCTTGAATTCAGTCCTCCCAAAGTGCAG GGCATTGATGACATCACTGGTGAGCCGCTTGTTCAGCGTGATGATGACAAGCCAGACACTGTGAGCAAGAGGCTTCAGGCTTATGATGCACAAACAAAACCTGTTCTAGAATATTATCG GAAAAAAGGGTTATTGAAATCCTTTTCTGGAACAGAAACGAATAAGATCTGGCCACATATCTATGCTTTCCTTCAAACCAAGTTGCCAGATGTGAGCCAGAAAGATGCTGCCAACCCCAGGTGA
- the AK3 gene encoding GTP:AMP phosphotransferase AK3, mitochondrial isoform X2 — MEREVIMQRILEVGILAKSYIDQGQLIPDHIMTQLMLNEIKGLDQYNWLLDGFPRTVAQAEALDKECHIDTVINLDVPFETIKCRLTARWIHPASGRVYNLEFSPPKVQGIDDITGEPLVQRDDDKPDTVSKRLQAYDAQTKPVLEYYRKKGLLKSFSGTETNKIWPHIYAFLQTKLPDVSQKDAANPR, encoded by the exons ATGGAGAGAGAAGTGATTATGCAAAGAATTCTAG AAGTGGGAATCCTTGCCAAGTCCTACATTGACCAAGGGCAGCTTATTCCAGATCACATCATGACACAACTAATGCTGAATGAGATAAAAGGTCTAGACCAGTACAACTGGCTATTGGATG gTTTTCCCAGAACAGTTGCTCAGGCAGAAGCCCTCGATAAAGAATGTCACATAGACACTGTGATCAACCTAGACGTGCCATTTGAGACCATAAAGTGTCGGCTTACAGCACGCTGGATCCACCCTGCCAGTGGCAGAGTCTACAATCTTGAATTCAGTCCTCCCAAAGTGCAG GGCATTGATGACATCACTGGTGAGCCGCTTGTTCAGCGTGATGATGACAAGCCAGACACTGTGAGCAAGAGGCTTCAGGCTTATGATGCACAAACAAAACCTGTTCTAGAATATTATCG GAAAAAAGGGTTATTGAAATCCTTTTCTGGAACAGAAACGAATAAGATCTGGCCACATATCTATGCTTTCCTTCAAACCAAGTTGCCAGATGTGAGCCAGAAAGATGCTGCCAACCCCAGGTGA